CAGAATTTCTACCTTAACAAACAGTTCCATCAGTTCTAAGATGAAGGACGCTAGACTGATAAGCCTGAAATTTGTTAAGTAATACGAAGGCGAGGTAGCTCAGGTATGAATGACAATTAACCTTTTACTATTTGGtcggaatttaatttaatgtcAAAGATATACCCAACAGTATACAGAAGTGTCTCTCCACCTTCTTTTGAAAGGCCTGGAAAAATACCATCATCGCCGGCAGATTTGAAGGGTTTAAATCTTTCAATGTCTAAACTCAATCTTTCCTGAGTAATAATTCACATGGCGAATAACCATCCTCCGACGAAGGATTGACAATTGACACCGAAGCACTGTATTTTTCGTCATCGTGGTTTTTTTCAGTTTAACTGAAATCTACGTTTCAGTAGAATGTAATTGATGATGGAATGCACTTTTTATGTTTCTAGAGATTATTTATTAGCTCGCAGTTTTGAATAAAGTTCCACGAGTTTCTCTGCCGTGTCCATTGAGACATCTTAAAATAAGACAACCAAGGAAATAGAGGACAGTGGCAAAGTGGTTTAAATTGTACTCGATAGAGGAAGCAAGTATATTAACTAACGATGGTTTAAGAAAACTGCTTCCATGAATGTAGACTCACTTGGACTTTAGAGATAAGAGCGTTTACTCATAAATGAACCGATATACTCTTAGATAGATGATCCGGTACTAACCACAAAAGAGCCAAATTTTTGTTAACCCATTCGACCTGATTAAGAAGTATCCAAGCTGCATTTCAACGTCaattaaattcactttttgAAAAAGCTAAAATAATACCGATGCTCTCGTTGGGTTACATAGATCTTTCATCTTTAATTCTAGAACGATTCTCGCCGATCGAACCAACTTTCTTACTACAAAAGACGGACGAAGGACTTGCAGGCCAAAGTCAAGGAAACGAAGTTATCCGACAAAAATGTGCTGAGCtatttaaaatcgaaattcaacgaaaacttGTTCGAGTTTTTCAAAATGCAGCTAAAGAACTGCGGTCGTTCAAATCATGGTCGACGGTACACCGACAGGCAAAAGAGCCTGTGCCTGGCGATGTACAAAAAAGGGCCGAAGAGCTATCGGTTTAATGCAACTTGGAGCTGCCTACCGACCAAGCGGACGTTAGGCCGATACAGTGCCGGGCTCATTTTCCAATCTGAAGTCGATACCAAAGCATTGGCCGCTATAAAGAATATCATTGCGGACTGGCCCAGGAAGGacaaattttgcacatttGGGTGGGACGAGGTCTCGCTGAACGAGCACCTGGATTACTGCCAGCCGTTAGACAAAATCGAAGGATTTGTCGAGATGGGCCGACCGACCATGCCTATTTTCGCCACTCACGCCTTGACTTTCATGGTCAGAGGAATAGAAGTTCGATTCAAACAGTCGACCGGGTACTTTTATACAAGCGGACTGAAATCGTTCGAACTGGCTGAGCTCATTAAGCTGATGATTGGCAAAGTGCAGGGTACaggtaattattattttgatattcAGATGAGGGAGATAGGTAAAgtacttcattggttttctCGCTACACTTTCACCTGACCATATTTACCATTTCTgtaacacaaaatttgaatatctcCTCCCTATGTGCGACGTACTTATGAACTGTCTCTCAGCAAATGTGTTGTTTTGACCTTGtcttcattttattcaaaggACTAATGCCGATCTTGTCCGTATGCGATACGTACAGTACCAATGCAAGTGCTGTCAACGATTTGGTGCATCCCAATGCTGGCCAATCCAAACAAACCGGGCAGTTGCTACAGTTCGTAGTAAACGGACAAGTCATCACACATACGTTTGATCCATCGCACCTGATAAAGGTGGTACGGAACAATTTACAAACTAAGAATTTGGCACACTACGTCACTGATCGATGGACACCTGGCTTCAAACAAGTGAACGAGTCACTGCAAATCGCAACGTGGGGCGACATCAGAGAATTGTACCAGAAGGACTTGAAATCCATGCGGCGGACGGTCCCTAAACTCACTCCAGAGCATCTGGACCCGAACAAATATAAGATGACTGTTTCGAAGGCGACTCAAGTATTCAGTAATACATGTGGAACGGCTATGTTGCAATACATAGAACGTGGAATTCTTGAACCACACGTTGCTAGCACGGCGAATTTATTGCTATTCGTAAACGACCTCTTCGACAGCATCAACGGATCCTCGAGTAAGCCTGCCAATTCACTAAAGGGAGCCGTTGCACCGAGTTCTTTGCACTTCGAATTTTGGGAACATGCGCTTGAAATGCTGGGAAACATGTTCTTTGTCGATAAAGGTGATGCCGCGAGGAACAATCGTTCATCCGTGTTGCTGAAGTTTGAATCTACGATTCGAGGGTACCAGAGCGTTGCGAAGACTTGTTTCAAGGAAAACATCCCGAGTTTGAACATTAGGTATCATTTCATTAATCgtaatttttaatcaaatatttgctTGAACGACACAAATCGAGGGTGTCACGACTTATGGACATTCGTGTGTGCAAGTAATGTGTATCCTTAGTATCCAGAATACCGGAAAATTTGATCGACAAAAACTTAAATACCGGGAtgcaaaaacacaaaactttcTCGCTCGTgaatatttttcctttcagAAAACTTAactgataaaaaaacatttgccTGTCGCGCACTGGGGCATCTTTTAACACATCAGACCAAactaattttcttaaatttttcccCGCACAAAATGTGTTCAACAAATGAGGacctagatttttatttttttgcaatttcattGCAGGTCGCGATTGACGAAATTCGTTTTTCTTCTACTGTACGAAGTTTCCTTCGGAAAACCGAACCGCGAAAAAACCGTGAGAGAAATAATTCCAGTGAGACCGGGAAATTAGAACTTTATTTTACAGCAAAATCAGAATTGTTTATCGGGGAAATCTATCTAAATTTTAAGGATACCagcaaatcaattttgtataccgagaaaaacataatttgcacACGCGTGGACATAACTTCAGTATCTCAATCACTACTGAACATAAATATCAGCACTCGTTTTTCTCCGAAAAGTTACGTGAAATGTagcttaaaataaattatgccAGTTTTCGGGGAGAAAagtttgtcaaattttgttaagCAGTTTCTCAGACACTGGAGTTACTATCATGAGCCACTACACCACCGAAATGCTaaacaccaaaaaatattttcaaatgataatCTCGAAgcaattctgaaaatttattcaagtCCTCAAACACTACTTCTCAAAAACCTTAAATGTTAACAGCTATTCATTACATCGAGTGCGATGTACTTTACTAAACTCTAGATATGTAATTGAAATGACCGCAGGTCGAGAGttacaatacacatcgtgaggatatgaaagtactttgcaccgagattaTTACAACATTTTACGCGACTTGTAGTTTTCATCATGTAAATGACATCTCATGATTTGGTTTCCTTCTAGCAAATAAACCATCCATTCCATTTTCCTCTCCCCTCCCCTATTCCTTAAATTTTGTTCCTTTTGGTTTTAGAGATACGACGCAAGACGGATTAGAGAATTTTTTCGGCTGTGTTAAATCATGCACCTATAGTAACACAACAACAGCTAATCAGTACCGAACTGGGTACACTACCATGGTGATAAACAACATCACTGGTACAAATTCATTGTACTCAAACTGTCAGCCGGATAATTCCGAGTCGATCTTCAAGAACATTCATGATTATATTTCGGTGTGCCAAGGGCAGTCACATGAACCAGTAATAATAACTTACCCTGAACCGGAATCATCATACAATGCCGATGAGATTGTGGAAAGTGACTGGGAAACGGACGAGCTTGATCCAATGATTTCTTTTGATCCACATACCGAAGACGAtaatttctctatcgaaaatCTCTATCAAACTAACGACGGAACATTGGATCAAGgtcttgaaataaattcacaaGTGTCTCAGGTCAGCGTCATTTCCAGTGAGACTCATCGTGTTtgccaaaaattatttaaatccaTGAGCTGCGAAGGATGTaaagaaaactttgaattgaccgattccgaaaccactttttcaagtGTCGAAAAATTGCTAatgaatttggaaaaaataattgttcgcATTTGCCATCaaaacgaattaaaaaaaaagcttcTCCTCGGTATCAAAGAGGTGAAAGTTCATGTAATTGGTTGCACCGAGCACTTCGACGTATTGGAGAGAAAACTTAAGACATTGGCAATCGATCAGACTGTTATGTCTTTCTGTAATAGTATCAACAAGATATTGTCAGCAAATGGAAAGGCACTCACTTTACCTGATAGACCCAACCGCATCGAAAAGTTGGCCTTCGAAcaccgaaataaaaaaaaaggaatcggtaaatttactgaaaaatttattcaatgatGTGTACTTGTACTTGCTGACTCTCTAAACTATCCTATATTTTTATCCTCCTCCTCCTCAcgccatttcatttttattgttctgttttcttattcaaatttaaattttagagaACTCCTCTCTATAAcattttagtttaaatttagaattttagttttagttttagttttagttttttagaaataagttttgctatataaagaATCATTTTGGATGTAAAATTCAATAGTAATGAATAATGTACTGAAttaaataaatctaaaaatccgaattttattttttatttttgaacgtccaaattcaaacaaattatCGGGATTGCTCTACACAACCTTTCCATATGGTGGCGGCTgtcaaaataaatcatttgCGCTGTTCGATGTTCCTTATATAGCGAGATTCATGATTGATACAAACACAAACTTACGAATCTACATGCAAATGTTCATCAAGTTTAAATAAACCGATATCTTTCACTCACAAAATACTTCACTCAGGCCTGGTGGATACGACGTCCCCACTTCTGGACATCACTTGGAACTCCGCAGGGTATAATTGGTAATTTGTTCTCGATGAAGCCCTTATCTTTTTCACGCGGCTAAATGCTGCCGAGGATGACGACGACGGATTTCATTCGGaaatttcgatgttttttAGGACGTTAACAGACGTAAAGCTTCTGGCTCTTGACCAACACCTGAAACATCATCGAAATCGGGTTGACACGATCCATTAACCCAACCCACCCTAGACAATAATGACTTACGATTGTTACTGTGCAAAAACTTGCTTCGTGCCACGAATTCCGTGGATGCACCATGGAAATGGGTCCGTCTATAGGTCGTTTGATTTCGTTAATTGGTTTCAACGACAAATTCGACGCCCGTTCTGTTCACCAATCGCTGACTTTCCATGTGAATGTCACGGCGGTGATGTAAATCTGGTGATGAAATGGTTCTTGGGGAGTTCATCGTTCGGGATGAGTACGTGGGAGAGTATGCAATTCGTAtcgaccaaatttttcttttggtgTAGTTGTCAATGACTAGAATACGTATCGGAATGTGTTCTTAGAGGCATGGGACTCGttattgaagtaaaatgtttCTCGGCAGGATGCATTACTTGATGATATTTTAGCATGAATAACATTGTTAGTGAAGTCCGAAATGATGTCAAGATTTATATTCTCACTGTAAGTTCACTGGTCACTTTTTTGTCATTGCAACGATAATGAAAACTTAAAAACCACCAATCTTTCCGTTCgatataaaattgttttggaagttcTAACACTGGTAATATCACTGTGAAATAATATAATTCTTCTACAGTATCGCGTATCTTAACACAAATGCTATCTTTCCTAAAGTTTTCTTATAAATATTGACGGGACCACGCCGAGGAACGTTGTTTACTAATTTATTTcctaatattttttcaatggaCAGATTGGCTATGATTGACACTTTAGCTTtcatgtgtgtatgtgtgaatATCAGCCAACTTCAAGTTGAGGATTCCTCCAAAAGTTGTATGAATTTTCGAACAAAGAGGTGGCACGGCGGTGGCGCACATCGTTTAATGGCTTGTAGATACATTTCATTCCATAGAGCTGTCAATCTTGCGACTATGAAAAATTACGACGGCTAAGAAAATGAGCTGTCAAACCGGTACAGAGCGCGCACCCTGTactataaaaagttttttttttcacaaaaaagtcGAGAAGGTTTTTTCTAACAATTTCCAGAAATTGCATTCAATTAAACTCAAGTTCCGCCGGTGAATcgattcttttaaaatttaaagaattcaCCAGTTGCCGATAGATTCTTAGTGTCTGAAAATAAGgtaattgaacgaaaaaatgtacaattcAAAtctacaaacaaagaaaacatGATTTTCACATCGGCTTATTCCAGCCAAGTGCATCGAAACACTCATACAATATGCCTGAACAAGAAGTACCCGGCCAAATTGATTTGTCTGGCGATGGGGGAGTTTTAAAGACTATGATCCAGGAGGGAAATGGTGACGAAAAGCCGCACGATGGTAATTTGTCGATGATCAATCGCAAATTTATTCGTTTTCAGACTCTAAATTTGTTCTAAAGGTTGCACGGTGTCATTGCATTACACTGGCACGCTGGTCGATGGAACTGTATTCGACTCGTCCGTTGAACGGAATGagccgtttgagtttgaattGGGCAAAGGTAGAGTCATTAAGGGATTCGAGATGTTCATACCGACGATGCGAAAGGGAGAAAAATCGGTTCTTACATGTGCGCCTGAGTATGGTTATGGGCCAGCTGGCAGTCCGCCAAAAATACCCGCAAATTCAACGTTGCGATTCGAGGTTTGTGCAGGAAACATGTCAACTGTTTTGGTGTCTGAGCAATTCCAAATCTCTGTCGTTTCAGCTGGAACTACTAGGATGGAAGCCAGAAGATTTGAGCCCTAAATCAGACGGTGGAATCATTCGTTACATCATCACACCCACAACGAAGAAAGGAAAAACTCCCAATGAAGGTGGCTTGGTTGAAGGTAATTCGAAATCGATCTGATCCAACGCTTGACGCCTTGTTCATTtccacaaacaaaatttctcgaTTCCCTTTTTACAGCTCATTTGATCGGCAAATTTGAAGATCGAATTTTCGATGAACGCGACGTTTCATTCGTAATCGGCGAGGTGTCCGACGATGAAATCATCACCGGTGTACAAACTGCGCTCCAAAAGTTCGGCAAAGACGAGACTTCGCGACTGGTCATCAAACCGGAGTATGCGTTTGGTGTAAAGGGTCACAAGGAATGGAACATTCCATCGAATGCAACGGTTGAGTACACATGTACGTTGAAGAATTTCGAAAAGGAAGTGAAAGCGTGGAAATTGAATGAAGAGGAAAGCATCGAGCAAGCCAAGATCTACAAGGAAAAGGGGACGAAATTCTTGAAAGATGAGAAATTCACATTGGCCATCAAGATGTATGAGAAGAGCAACAGCTTTCTGTCGAATTGCAGTAATGATGAATCGAAGATCCTGAAAGCTGCCGTGTTTTTGAACATTGCCTTGTGCTACAGTAAATTGGAAGATCATTTTGAAGTCAAGAAAGCGGTGAGTGATCAACGGGTTCGGTTAATTTAGCATTCGGTTGCTTATGACACTGATATTTCTTGCAGTGCAACACCGTCCTAGAGATCGATTCGAAGAATGTCAAGGCATTGTATCGGCGAGGAACGTCCTGTCTGAAATCTGGTGAGACGGAAACTGCGCTAGCTGATTTCAACAAGGTACGTGAAAATTTTGCTTCCCTATCGGTGCAGACAACATGGAATTGaggattttcgtttttgtgtcAGGTTCTCGAAATTGAGCCGCAAAACAAGGCTGCCATGAATCAAGTTACGCTATGTAAGAGAGTGGTGAAAGAGTCACACGAGAAGGAGAAGAAGCTGTACGCAAACATGTTCACCAAATTTGCCAACGTCGATAACGAGGTAAAACCATGAATtcttaacaacaacaaaaattagtgTTTAGCTCACCGGAACTGGTTACTTAACCTTATTCTAAGCGGCAAGCATATAGCCATTGAATCTGATACTGCCCAGTGTTTgacgcaaaatcttttacttcataatTTTTAACATGAGTTTTGATAAGAACGAAAACACTGCCCACGGCGAATATAGAAGAATAGCCGCTTCTAACAGGTCTAGAGGGTAGTAGTTTGGATGACATTACCTTTTACAATAAGCGGTTGAATGACTGACTTAACTAAACGAATTTGTCTTTTTGGCAAAATTGTCAGCTGAGTTGAGGTTTCATGCTCAACACTTGCAAATATGTAAACGATAAAGACAGGAGATATGATCGCGTAGCAAGCTCTATCCATGTATACTAATCAAACTTCGATCTACTTTTTCATACCACCGACCGTGCTCAAGAAATAGTACCTGAACTACTTATACCTCAAGGTCTTCCAAGAACCATTCCGGTTGagctaatttattttttattttttgttcttgcattttattcaaattaaaataattcgtATAACGCCAGTAATACCCATTCTTCCCAAAATAATCAACCAACAACCCAACATCATTGCCAACAAATTTATACACACCAATAAACACGGATACACTACATGCCTTCACTCGAATAacagaaagaaataaaagatcGTAACAAAGACGACGTTTTGACATCATGCGGCGAATGGAATATGGACGATGAAGCGCGCAACGAAGCTTCCAAAGCTTTCGAAGAGGTCGATCAAAATGTTGTcatgatttaaatttgaactaaattgaTTGTAATTGATTCCAATTTGGGGGCAAAATTTAATTGCATTCGTAGCCGAAGAGGGAGGGGGGATTGGATTGCTTAATTTTACGTTGTATAATCAAAACTAGTGTTTGGgatttgcatttttcaattttttgtattatacgAGTGTACCAcgaaaaagtgtttgtttcaatttgataCCCTAAGTCCGCTTAGTGTTACAATCGACCTTTCACCAACGATACCACGTTCCAGTTTTCAGTTCTACGCAATTTATATCTCACTGAACGTCTCCACTCTTCATCTACAGTTGAAACTTTTTGGGATTATCAACCTTTCTTGAAACTCAACTATTCCTGTCATTAGAATATGAAGACGAGTATGAAGACTTGAGACAATTATGCATCGATTGAGTAAATACAACGGacataaaaaattacaattaatcGGTTTGAAATGTTGAAGCATCGAAAATGATTATCTATAGGTACAGCAGGGATGAACTGATTAAAATCAAGTGACAGTATCTTCAGTTCTTGTGTGAAGCTGGAGGCGCATATTGTGGAAAAAGTTAATGGTGTTGAacgattgatttaaaaaaaagtcgtaaAGCACTCGCTCTGCTGTTGCTACAACAAGCTAAATTACCTAAAGTCGAAAgtcaatcatcatcatcatcataatcatCAAAAACAGTGTGCTACATTAGAAGTAGAATCTGGAATGCTTCTCATTCAGCCATGAGGTAAGTACAGGTAAACTGCGAATAGAAATGTAATATTTACAGTTCCTTAAAGGACCTTAATTATTCGAGGATCTCTACACTGACTGTGTCGAAATTGTAAgcgattattttttatctaGAAATAAAAGGCGCTAAACCATATTATCATATACGAAGCCTCGGTCAGCATGTAGAGGCGCCTCAATATTTTtgtagtacttcattctttgcgctctattttctGGTGATAcaacttcactctggtaaaatatgtatgaaatgtcaTAGCTCAATGAGCACGAAAaatttttatgacaaaatgtaCTACAAATGTAATGGaatcatacaaaaatctattacatttcagctttagtttccaaacagcaATTTCCTATACATTGCTGTtaagattttcaatgttgTGATGTTCTGCACTCACTTCAAAAACATTCACTACAAGTGAATTCACTACtacggcctcgagtgacaatcttcACATCTAGtacctaaaaaagcatttatcacttggttgtataatagttatttatgacatccagtgtaaagtactttattatgATCTAGATGCGTAATGTGACTTGAGACCGCAGGTCGAGTCACAATATACATCATGAGCCTtttaaagtactttgcaccgtgattcatacaacgtcttatgccacagaggcatctaaagtttgaaaattttgcatattatgatgctgagtgtataatagtattttgtgatttgcacgattgattttaggcaatttcgtgaGTTGTAGACCGAAAGGAGTGAGGcatacaagcgaaagtgcctaaaatcaatcgtccaaagcaTGTACACATGTgatttttcatgcaaaggccacaaaactcgagaaaaaaatcaaaagttgccgtcattttcggcccgaagcatgaaaataacCACTGTGCACCGGTAActgaaatgtcagtttttctcgattgatcaaatttaatattgaatgtgaagtgtgtatgttttcaagtaaattgatatGTTTTGTTCGTaactcgacaggaaatggattttttcagcacacgtcctaattttGTGTGCACCgaacaactgaaatacgacttCTTGCTTAATCGCAGATAGCATTGAAATGGATACTTCTGTCGATGTAAGGCTAGagtgaaatttcatatttattttccCGCAGGAGttgtaatatttttcaattaatgaaatagaaaagaacagttatttgtgtatctgttttggacgactgattttaggcaatttcggcAGTTGAaaaaaaccagagaaaaatctcaaaactccctcattttcggtccccacacatgaaatagttatttgggTCAATGAAAGTGGAaagagggctacatgcgaaagtgcctaaaaacaatcgtccaaaatagatactcaaaaaaattttcatgtaaggggtcgaaaaccagagaaaaatctcaaaactccctcattttcggcctcgacacatgaaaatatatttcggcgcgggctgcaaacttcccacatttaattttttttcctttcgcCCCCTTGTTGtgcaaaatactattatacaatcaatagtcatttgtgtatctgatttgcacgattgattttaggcaatttcgcggattgtaggccgaacggagtgaggcttacaagcgaaagtgcctaaaatcaatcgtccaaagcaggtgcacatgtgagttttcatgcaaagggcctaaaactcaagaaaaaatcaaaaattaccctCATTTTtggcccgaagcatgaaaaaacgattttcatcCAAACATAAAACGTGAGAAATTACCTTATGTAGATAGGGaaaaacaacgtttttctaaaAAAGAGAACCGAAATAACTTTTTCCAAACACGTATCAGACTTAATATTACTCGGTGTCGCCTCGGCATGACCATCTGCTAAACGACTTCTCTTTTAAAACTACATTATATCATTGTCTCACTCTTAACACTTACCACAACACACTATTCTGAGTCATTGTTTAATGTGATGAAAGTGGGAAAAACTGTCATGCAGTTCTTTTTATCAGTCGGTCGTTACAATTCGAAGGAAGTAGACGATATTTGAGTTTCGAGATTAAATTCGCGGTAAGAATTTcgattctgtttttttttatttgtttacgtTCCCAAATCGGGTCGATAATTTACATCCTTTTTGGTTTGGTAACATGGTATATATTCGATCGTTTCACTAAATGGTGAAATTGCAATATAATTGCATTCTTCATTGAACGATGGTCTTTGTTTATATGGGTCCAGCCACTCAACTGTCTAACGTTTGTGGCACGCTCTTTGTGAATATATGTCTTTGTGTTGTCTGTGAGGTTATCTCTATCTCACGGCCAAAAGTTCGTGCAAATCGAATCGCTTGATTTGGCTTAGTGAAAACCAATTCATTGAAACTTATCGAATGCATTGCCGACAAAAGACTGCCCCTTTTTTCATTTCCTTGTTCCAATCAAGCGAGACAACATTTTGAATAAACTTCATCATTTTTATACTAGCACCAGAATTACCTATCTTCTTCCACGCGATGTCCGGCAAAGGCATTTCATCTTCAAAAAAACCTTCAACAACTGATAGCCGCCGGAGGCATGATTCACGCCATTCGCACAAGAAGTCAAAATCAAGTACTTCAAATAACACTTCGAGCTCACGATACATTGCCTATCTTGGCGACAAACCGACAGTAAGTTAATTAATTCACACCCCGTCTCTGAACTCAATCATTGGAAACCGTTAAATTGGCAGAAAATCACGATAAAACGCTATGCGCGAAAATCACACAGTCAGCATTCATCTTCGAAACATAAAACCAAAAGTTCCACTTCGAATAGCGATGTAAAACAtcgaaatattgcgaaaaaGTCATTGAGTACACCTGCACCTACAGCACCGACGGAACCAAAGTCAAAGGTGAGAACTATTTCTGGAATGTCTGTTTGTGCACGTCGGACAAATTTTTATCTCTTTCCGGCCCAACTGACTATACTTTCTCCGAAAATCTTCAGGAACCTTCCACCAATAACAATGTCCAACAAGCTGATCTTGTACGACCGACATCAATTGGTAAGAAAATTACGAAAGCAAATGGTGATGAGCCTCTTGACTTGGCGACCAACGGAGCAGGTAAAGGTAAATGAGTTAACTCTTTCCATTTTCCAGTTTTAATGCCATTTGTTCTTAGccaacgaaaagaaaagagcCGCAGAGTCTGAGGAGAAGAACGGTGCCAAAAAGCCACGATTAACGACAGATTCACAAACCCAAACCGTTGTTGTGAAACCACCGGTCGCTGCACCAGTCAATCCAAGAAAAGCCCATCCGTCGAAACATCAAATAGCATCGTCGATCATGTCGTTTTCGTATAAGAGTGCCAATGCACTGCATCAGATGCAACAGtacaacaacaaattcaaaGAACACGTTGT
This region of Bradysia coprophila strain Holo2 chromosome IV, BU_Bcop_v1, whole genome shotgun sequence genomic DNA includes:
- the LOC119066710 gene encoding FK506-binding protein 59 isoform X2, translated to MPEQEVPGQIDLSGDGGVLKTMIQEGNGDEKPHDGCTVSLHYTGTLVDGTVFDSSVERNEPFEFELGKGRVIKGFEMFIPTMRKGEKSVLTCAPEYGYGPAGSPPKIPANSTLRFELELLGWKPEDLSPKSDGGIIRYIITPTTKKGKTPNEGGLVEAHLIGKFEDRIFDERDVSFVIGEVSDDEIITGVQTALQKFGKDETSRLVIKPEYAFGVKGHKEWNIPSNATVEYTCTLKNFEKEVKAWKLNEEESIEQAKIYKEKGTKFLKDEKFTLAIKMYEKSNSFLSNCSNDESKILKAAVFLNIALCYSKLEDHFEVKKACNTVLEIDSKNVKALYRRGTSCLKSGETETALADFNKVLEIEPQNKAAMNQVTLCKRVVKESHEKEKKLYANMFTKFANVDNE
- the LOC119066710 gene encoding FK506-binding protein 59 isoform X1, whose protein sequence is MPEQEVPGQIDLSGDGGVLKTMIQEGNGDEKPHDGCTVSLHYTGTLVDGTVFDSSVERNEPFEFELGKGRVIKGFEMFIPTMRKGEKSVLTCAPEYGYGPAGSPPKIPANSTLRFELELLGWKPEDLSPKSDGGIIRYIITPTTKKGKTPNEGGLVEAHLIGKFEDRIFDERDVSFVIGEVSDDEIITGVQTALQKFGKDETSRLVIKPEYAFGVKGHKEWNIPSNATVEYTCTLKNFEKEVKAWKLNEEESIEQAKIYKEKGTKFLKDEKFTLAIKMYEKSNSFLSNCSNDESKILKAAVFLNIALCYSKLEDHFEVKKACNTVLEIDSKNVKALYRRGTSCLKSGETETALADFNKVLEIEPQNKAAMNQVTLCKRVVKESHEKEKKLYANMFTKFANVDNEKEIKDRNKDDVLTSCGEWNMDDEARNEASKAFEEVDQNVVMI